The Streptomyces sp. JB150 genomic interval ATGGGCCGGTCGTTACCGCCGGTATCCCCGAGTTCGAAGTTGAACATGCGTCACCTTCGGGTGCCGCCGGGCCCGCTGATGGCGGCCATCGGAAATCGGATGGCCCCGGAGGGAGCCGAATCGCGTGTCGATACGTCTATTCGGCGACGTCCGTACGACGACGCCGAAGTGACCGAAGAACAGGTTCAGGTGTGACGGAGGTGCAGGGCGATGGCCGGTTTCCGGAGTCTGGCAAGACAGGTACGCGACCCCCGGTGCGACCTGGCGCTACGGCGCTACTCGCTGCGCAAGTGCCTTGAGCGGTTCGCCCCCTACGGGCATCGGGCCACCTGGGACCACCTGTGCTCCCGGGCGGGTTTCGGCCCGGAGGACCGCTCCCCCGATCCGGCGCGGCTCGTGGCCGCGCTGGAGGAACTGGAGGAGGCGCGGGCCGTGTGGCTCGCCTACGAGGTGGAGTTCGCCGAACGCCGCAGGAAGGAGAAGCACGACGGGCTGCGCAGGCCGGGCAGTGTGGACGACTGGCACCGGCTGACCTGGGGCGGCTTCGGGGTCGCCTGGTGCGACGACCCCCGGGTCCACCCGCACGAGCCGCTGGCCGACGTGCTGCGGCGACTGATCGCCGCACTGGAGCGCGAACCGGGCTCGGAGTGCCCGGTGTGCGACGGGGAGCGGTTGTTCTGGAAGGACGGCCTGGACCACGAGCCCTCGTCCGGCCCGGTGTGCGCGGACTGCGGGATCCTCGTCCCGCGCCCCGTGCTCACCCCGGAGGCGCTGGCGTACGCCCGGCGCGGACGGATGCTGGTGTCGGCGTGAGGGAGTAGTCAGGGGGGTGCGTAGGGGGATGCCGCACCCCCGTTCCCCGGGAGCGGTACGGCAACGGGGGCGACGGAGGGCCGTCGCGTCCGGACTGGCACCATCGGGGGATGGTGCAGGTCTGTCTGAACGGAAGCCGGGGCGCCGCCGACGGGGCGGCGGTGCCGCTGACGCCGGAGGCGATGGCCCGGGAGGCCGCGCGGGCCGTCACGGCGGGGGCCACGGACGTGCACGTCCACCCCAAGACACCGTGCGGCCGGGACACACTGTCCCCGCGCGTGGTCGCGGTGACGCTGGAGGCGATCCGCGCGCGGGTCACGGTGCCGGTCGGGGTGACCACGGGCGCGTGGTCCGAACCCGACCCGGCGGCCCGGCTCGCACAGGTGCGCGACTGGACCGTGCTGCCCGACCACGCCTCGGTCAACTGGCACGAGCCGGGCGCCGGGGAACTGGCCGCCGCGCTGCTGGAACGCGGGGTCGGCGTCGAGGCGGGCATCTGGTCCGGGACGGACGGAGCCGCCCGCTTCCTCCGCTCGCCGCTCGCGCCTCGCGTGCTGCGCGTGCTCGCGGAGATCACGGACCCGGACCCCGGCACGGCCCCGCGGACCGCGCGGGCCCTCCTGTCCGCCCTCGCCGCCCGCCCCGCCCCGGACGGACCGCGCATCCTCCTCCACGGCGAGAACGCCACCACCTGGCCCGTCCTGCGCCTCGCCGCCCGCCTCGGCCTGGCCACCCGCATCGGCCTGGAAGACACCCTGACCCTGCCGAACGGCCAACCGGCCACCTCGAACGAGGAGTTGGTCCGGGCGGCAGTACGGGAATACGCCGGGGCGAGGAGGGGCGCCGGACGCTGAGGGTTGCGCCGTCCGCGGCCGGGGGGTGAGGGGCGCGACGGCCGACGAGCGGTGACGCCTGCGACGTGCGCCGGGGAGCGCGCCCCCGCGCCCCGCTGGCGAGCGGCCACCACAGCCCGCCGGGCAGCCGGCCGAGGAGAGGCGGCGACCGACGGACGGACACGGGAGGTGCGGGACCCCCACAGCGTCCGCCGAGCGGTGACGCCCGCGGCCTCCGCCGGGGAACGACCCGCGCGCCCGCCGACAAGTCGCCCGGCGAGCGATGGCGGCCGACGGACGGTCACCGGAGGTGATGCCTCCGGCGCCCGCCGAGCGGAGACGGCCTCGGCGTCCGCCGAGCGGTGACGCCCGCGCGCGTCACCGAGCAGCGCCCCCACGCGCCCGCGAGAAGCCGGCCGACGAGTGGCTGACGACCGTACGGGCGGCCGCCGCAGGGTGAAGTCCGCGACGCCCGCCGAGACGTGACGCCTGCGGCATCCGCCCGCAGGTGACGGCCTCGGCGCCGCCGGGAAGCGACGCCCGCGGCCCGCGCCGGGCGGTGACGTTCACGCCGGGCGGTGAGGTTCGGCGGGCGGTGACGGCCACGGGCGGGTACGCACGACCAGCGGGCGCGGTCGGCCCGCAGGCGCGGTCGCCGACGGGTGCGATTGCCGGGCGGGTGCGGTTGCCGGGCTAGCCGCGTGTGCGGGACTCCGTCTGTTCGGATCGGCGGGGTGTCGCGTGGTCGTGTGGGGGGCGGTGCGTCCCGCGCCCGCGTGCACCCGTGCGTTCGGGGAACAGGCGGGAGCCGGTGAGGTGTTCGCCGAAGACGTCGCCGGGGTTGGACAGGACGCAGGTGTCCAGGGACAGGCAGCCGCAGCCGATGCAGTCGGTGAGGTGGTCGCGCAGCCGGTTGAGCTGCCTGATGCGCTCGTCGAGTTCGGAGCGCCAGGCCTCGGACAGCCGGGCCCAGTCCTCGCGGGTGGGGGTGCGCTCCTCGGGGAGTTCGGCGAGGGCCTCGCGGACCGTGGCCAGCGGGATGCCGACGCGTTGCGCGGCGCGGATGAAGGCGACGCGGCGCAGGGTGTCCCGGCTGTAGCGGCGCTGGTTGCCGCTGGTGCGGCGGCTGCTGATCAGGCCCTTGGACTCGTAGAAGTGCAGGGCGGAGACGGCGGCACCGCTGCGCGCGGAGAGCTGGCCGACGGTGAGCTCGTGGATCTTCTCTGGAATCTGCGGCACTCCTCGAACCCTACCCACGCCCGTCGTTGACAGGTGCCCCGAGGGCGACCATGCTAAGCAGTCGCTTAGAGATTGCGACCGGGAGGCGGCGTACATGGCAGAGCCGAGGATCTTCGCAGGGCCCGACGAGCTGAAGTCGGCGGTGGGCGAGCAGCTGGGGTACACCGACTGGCTGGAGATCGACCAGAAGCGGATCGATCTCTTCGCGGAGGCCACCGGCGACCACCAGTGGATCCACGTCGACCCGGAGAAGGCCGCCGCCGGCCCGTTCGGGACGACCATCGCGCACGGCTATCTGACCCTGTCGCTGCTGCCGCTGTTCGGCCCGCAGCTGATCAAGGTCGAGGGCGTGAAGATGGGCGTCAACTACGGGACCAACAAGGTCCGCTTCCCCGCCCCGGTGCCGGTCGGCTCCCGGCTGCGCGCCACCGCGACGATCACCGGTGTCGAGGACGTGACCGGGGGTGTCCAGGTGACCGTCGCGTTCACCGTGGAGCGCGAGGGCGGCGACAGGCCGGTGTGCGTCGCCGAGTCGGTGGCCCGCTACTACCTCTGACCGCGCCCGCGGGCCTGACCCCCACCCTGCCCCGGGGGGCTACTTGACCCCCACCATCCGCAGCACGAGGTCGGCGTAGAGCGCGCCGACCTCGTCGGGGGTCCAGGGTCCGTCGACGTTGAACCAGCGGGCGACGTCGATGCACAGCGACAGCACGGCGAGCGTGGTGCCCTTCACGTCGAGCACGTCGAACTCGCCGGAGGCCACACCGTCCTCGATGATCCGCCGCACCTCGGCGTCGCACTGGCGGCGCAGGGCGAGGATCTCCGCGCGGGCGTCCTCACCGAGCGAGTCCAGCTCGTACTGGACGACCCGTGCGGTGGTCCGGCCGCCCGCGTGCCAGCGGACGAAGGAGCCGACGGCGTCGGCCAGCCGCTCGCGCGCGCTGCCCTCGCGGCGGGCCGCCGTGCGCAGGATGTCCAGGGCCTTCTCGTGCCCGATCCTGCTGATGCGGTGCAGCAGCTCTTCCTTGGTCTTGTAGTGGATGTAGAGCGCGGCCGGGCTCATCCCCGCGCGGCCCGCGATGTCGCGGGTCGTGGTGGCGTGGTAGCCGCGCTCGGCGAAGGCCTCCACGGCGGCGACCAGCAATCGCCGGGCCGCGTCAGGGGTGACCTCGGCCCACGGCTGCACCTCGCCGCCGGCCGTCTCCTCCGCCGTACTCATCGCTCGCTCGCCCCTCTCGCCGACAGGGGCACCACCATACCGCCGAACCTGAGCGCCCGCTTAGACGCCCCGCTCGGGGCGGGTCGGGAAGCGTGCGGACTCCTGGCGGTCGCGGATGACCTTGGCGAGGGTGAAGGCGGAGGTGACGAGGTAGAGGACGGCGATCGCGAGGAAGGCGCGCACCCACGGGTCGGCGTCCAGCCGGTAGATGCCGATGGCGGTGGCCGCCATGGCGACGGCGAAGGAGGCGACGGCCTGGCCGTAGAACGCGGCCGTGTTCTGCTGCTTGTCACTCATGGGGACAAGGGTCGGCGGACGTGGCCCGCGCCACATCCGCCGGCGTACTCAGAAACGTACTCAGAGAGCGGATCCCGCGACCGCCGCGCTCAGAACGCCGAGACCCCCGTCAGCGCCCGCCCGATCAGCAGCTTCTGGATCTGGCTGGTGCCCTCGTAGAGGGTCATCACGCGGGCGTCGCGCAGGAGTTTGCCCGCCGGGTACTCGTCGATGTAGCCGTAGCCGCCGAAGACCTGGAGGGCGTTGTTCGCGGCGCGGACGGCGGCCTCGGAGGCGAACAGCTTGGCCTTGGAGGACTCCACCGCGAACGGCAGGCCACGGTCGATCAGGTCGGCGACCCGCCAGGTCAGCAGCCGGGCGGCGTCCACGTCGACGGCGATGTCGCTGATCAGTTCCTGGACCAGCTGGTGGTGGGCGATGGGCTTGCCGAACTGCTCGCGCTCGCCCGCGTAGCGCACCGCCGCGTCGAGGGCGGCCTGCGCGATGCCGACGCAGCCCGCCGCCACCGACATCCGTCCCTTGGCGAGGGCCGACATGGCGACCGAGAAGCCCGTGCCCTCCTCGCCCAGCATCGCGGAGGCGGGCACGCGGACGTCCTCCAGGACGAGTTCCGCGGTGGCCTGGCCGCGCAGGCCGAGCTTGCCGTGGATGGTGCGGCGGGTCAGGCCGGGGGTGTCGGTGGGTACGAGGAACGCGCTGACGCCCTTGTGGCCGGGGGCGTCCGTGGAGCGGGCGAAGAGCAGGACGACGTCGGCCCAGGTGCCGTTGGTGATGAACATCTTGGTGCCGTTGACGACGTAGTGGTCGCCGTCGCGCACCGCGCGGGTGGTGAGGCTGCCCGCGTCGGAGCCGGTGCCGGGCTCGGTGAGGCCGAAGCAGCCGACGAGCTCCCCGGAGGTCAGCCCGGGCAACCAGCGCCGCTTCTGCTCCGCGCTCCCCCAGGCCGCGACGGTCTTGGCGACCAGGCCCAGGGAGACCGAGACGATGCCGCGCACGGAGGAGTCGCCGCGCCCCAGCTCCTCGGTGACCAGGCAGTACGCGAGGTGGTCACCGCCCGAGCCGCCGTACTCCTCGTCGATCGTCAGCCCGAGGAAGCCGACCTCGCCGAGCTTCTTCACGATGCCCCGGTCGACCTCCTCGGCCCGGTCCCAGGCGACGGTGTTCGGGGCGATCTCGCGCGCCACGAAGTCCCGGGCGAGCTGCCGTACGGCGGTCTGTTCCTCGCTGAGCTCCAGGTTCACGGCGCGTCACCCCACACGTAGGTCGTCGATTGAAAGTCGCACATTTAAATTAGCACTGCTAGTTTCCGGGTGCAGCCCTACTATGTGCGCCATGGCCCGACCGCGCAAGCCCCTCCTCAGCACCGACCGGATCGTCGCGACGGC includes:
- a CDS encoding acyl-CoA dehydrogenase family protein, encoding MNLELSEEQTAVRQLARDFVAREIAPNTVAWDRAEEVDRGIVKKLGEVGFLGLTIDEEYGGSGGDHLAYCLVTEELGRGDSSVRGIVSVSLGLVAKTVAAWGSAEQKRRWLPGLTSGELVGCFGLTEPGTGSDAGSLTTRAVRDGDHYVVNGTKMFITNGTWADVVLLFARSTDAPGHKGVSAFLVPTDTPGLTRRTIHGKLGLRGQATAELVLEDVRVPASAMLGEEGTGFSVAMSALAKGRMSVAAGCVGIAQAALDAAVRYAGEREQFGKPIAHHQLVQELISDIAVDVDAARLLTWRVADLIDRGLPFAVESSKAKLFASEAAVRAANNALQVFGGYGYIDEYPAGKLLRDARVMTLYEGTSQIQKLLIGRALTGVSAF
- a CDS encoding TetR/AcrR family transcriptional regulator, which gives rise to MSTAEETAGGEVQPWAEVTPDAARRLLVAAVEAFAERGYHATTTRDIAGRAGMSPAALYIHYKTKEELLHRISRIGHEKALDILRTAARREGSARERLADAVGSFVRWHAGGRTTARVVQYELDSLGEDARAEILALRRQCDAEVRRIIEDGVASGEFDVLDVKGTTLAVLSLCIDVARWFNVDGPWTPDEVGALYADLVLRMVGVK
- a CDS encoding 3-keto-5-aminohexanoate cleavage protein; its protein translation is MVQVCLNGSRGAADGAAVPLTPEAMAREAARAVTAGATDVHVHPKTPCGRDTLSPRVVAVTLEAIRARVTVPVGVTTGAWSEPDPAARLAQVRDWTVLPDHASVNWHEPGAGELAAALLERGVGVEAGIWSGTDGAARFLRSPLAPRVLRVLAEITDPDPGTAPRTARALLSALAARPAPDGPRILLHGENATTWPVLRLAARLGLATRIGLEDTLTLPNGQPATSNEELVRAAVREYAGARRGAGR
- a CDS encoding MaoC family dehydratase codes for the protein MAEPRIFAGPDELKSAVGEQLGYTDWLEIDQKRIDLFAEATGDHQWIHVDPEKAAAGPFGTTIAHGYLTLSLLPLFGPQLIKVEGVKMGVNYGTNKVRFPAPVPVGSRLRATATITGVEDVTGGVQVTVAFTVEREGGDRPVCVAESVARYYL
- a CDS encoding YiaA/YiaB family inner membrane protein, with translation MSDKQQNTAAFYGQAVASFAVAMAATAIGIYRLDADPWVRAFLAIAVLYLVTSAFTLAKVIRDRQESARFPTRPERGV
- the soxR gene encoding redox-sensitive transcriptional activator SoxR, which encodes MPQIPEKIHELTVGQLSARSGAAVSALHFYESKGLISSRRTSGNQRRYSRDTLRRVAFIRAAQRVGIPLATVREALAELPEERTPTREDWARLSEAWRSELDERIRQLNRLRDHLTDCIGCGCLSLDTCVLSNPGDVFGEHLTGSRLFPERTGARGRGTHRPPHDHATPRRSEQTESRTRG